The stretch of DNA GCTTTTGTTACATGCTGTTTTTTTTACGGAGAAAAAGCAAAAAATGGTCATTTCATCTGTTCTTTTCGGAGTGGCCCATTTGCTAAGCATTGGCATTACATTTTATCTTTATAGTCGTATAAATGGTTCTGAGGCAGTAATTGCGGAGTGGTTTCAACGATTTGGGCAAAGGGGGGTATCCGGAAATAGCTTTTTGAATATTTTCAGTCATCTAAAAGTTGCTGTGGTAAATTATGGAGTAAATTTCTTTGCAATAATCGTTTTTATTATTGCTTCCGCTTTTTTAGCTTATCCGACGATTAAAAATTTCAAGCATAAAAAAGTTTTTATAAAGCTTCTACTGTCAACTCTACTTCCGGTTTTGCTAATCCATCTTATTTTACCAAACTATGTCGGTCATGATTTTACAACGATTTATTTAGCTCCTTTTTTAGCCTTTTTAGCAGGTGCTTTATGGTTGATTTTATATATAAAATTTAAAAACAATCCCCAGGCTTTTTATTTGGGAAGTGTGATTGCATTACTTTTTTCAGTTATGAATTTTTATGTGATTAACTTGCCGGGCGAACTATCTATAAAGGGTAAAGAATATAAAACATATCAACAAAACGGCAATTTTATAGCCCGATTTAAGGAACAAGATGCTGTCTTTTTTATAGAACAGTCTCCGGCAAATCCTCAGCTTGTTTATTATGCAAAGAGGAATGTTCGTTATGTAGAAAGTCCCGCTGATGCACAAAAATTTCTCGAAGAGAGAAACTATGACAGAGGGCTGCTTTTTTTATATGATAAAAATGGTCTGATTTATCGCTTTGAAGAAATCCAACGCTAAATTCTCAAAAAGAAATAACAATACAACTTTTTATTTAAGTCTAATGTTGTTATATTTAATAGGTTTTCTAATACATAAATACTAATTATGAGTACATCTGCTGAAGCTGTTATTGTTCCAAAGTCAAAAAACACAGATATCGAAAGGTGTGAGCAAGTTTTTAATCTGCAAAAACTAAATCTACAAGCACTAAAAAACACGACTGCCAAAGAAAGAAAGGCAAAGCTGAAAAAATTGATGAATGTAATCATCGAACGAAAGGAAAATATTCAACAGGCGATATATAAAGATTTCCGAAAGGCACCGTCAGAAGTTGATATTTTAGAAATTTACCCTACTTTAACAGAAATAAGGCATACAAGAAAGCATTTGTCTGACTGGATGCGCACGGAAACGGTATCAACGCCAATGACGCATTTCGGATCTTCAGCTGAAATTATGTATGAACCAAAAGGTAGAGTACTGATTATATCACCCTGGAATTATCCTTTCTTTTTGGCAATTGGGCCATTGGTATCAGCTATTGCTGCCGGAAACTCTGTTATAATTAAACCCTCTGAATTTACACCTAACACGGCTTCAGAAATAAAGATATTGATTGAGTTGGTATTCCCGGAAAATGAAGTCGCAGTTATAGAAGGAGATCACGAAATAGGTGCAGAGCTCCTAAAGTTACCTTTTGACCACATTTTTTTTACCGGAAGTCCGGCTGTAGGAAAAATTGTTATGGGAGCTGCCGCTAAAAATCTGACTTCAGTAACACTTGAATTAGGAGGCAAATCTCCTGTTATTGTAGACGAAAGTGCGAAAATTAAAGATGCTGCACAAAAAATTAGCTGGGGTAAATTAATAAACAGCGGTCAAACTTGCATTGCCCCGGACTATCTTTTGGTTCATGAAAAAGTAAAAGATGAATTAATAACTGAAATTATTGCTTCTGTAAAAGATAAATATGAAAGAGACGGACAGGATATCATTTCCAATGGTGATTATTGCCGCATAGTAAACAGAAAGCATCACCAAAGAATAAGCGCATTAATTGAAGACGCCATTGAAAAAGGAGCAAAGGTTCTATATGGCAGTAATGTAGAGGCAGAACAAAATTTTATTGCTCC from Chitinophagaceae bacterium encodes:
- a CDS encoding aldehyde dehydrogenase family protein — encoded protein: MSTSAEAVIVPKSKNTDIERCEQVFNLQKLNLQALKNTTAKERKAKLKKLMNVIIERKENIQQAIYKDFRKAPSEVDILEIYPTLTEIRHTRKHLSDWMRTETVSTPMTHFGSSAEIMYEPKGRVLIISPWNYPFFLAIGPLVSAIAAGNSVIIKPSEFTPNTASEIKILIELVFPENEVAVIEGDHEIGAELLKLPFDHIFFTGSPAVGKIVMGAAAKNLTSVTLELGGKSPVIVDESAKIKDAAQKISWGKLINSGQTCIAPDYLLVHEKVKDELITEIIASVKDKYERDGQDIISNGDYCRIVNRKHHQRISALIEDAIEKGAKVLYGSNVEAEQNFIAPTILTDISEDAEIMQEEIFGPVLPVFTYKNPQEAVDFIQKREKPLAFYVFSKNNKNTEFYLKNTTSGGVLVNDTILHVSHQNLPFGGVNNSGIGNAHGIFGFKAFSHEKSVMRQNTVFSLAKFMHPPYNKFTKRLIDFTLKYF